The Lemur catta isolate mLemCat1 chromosome X, mLemCat1.pri, whole genome shotgun sequence genome has a window encoding:
- the LOC123628019 gene encoding 40S ribosomal protein S27-like has protein sequence MPLTEDLLHPSPELEKRKHKKFLMQSSNSYFMDVKCPGCYKITTVFSHAQTVVLCVGCSIFLCQPTGGKARLTEGRSFRRKQH, from the coding sequence ATGCCTCTCACAGAGGATCTCCTTCATCCCTCTCCAGAATTGGAGAAGAGGAAACACAAGAAGTTCCTCATGCAGAGCTCCAATTCCTACTTTATGGATGTGAAATGCCCAGGATGCTATAAAATCACCACGGTGTTTAGCCATGCACAAACAGTAGTTTTGTGTGTTGGTTGTTCTATTTTCCTCTGCCAACCTACAGGAGGAAAAGCAAGGCTTACAGAAGGGCGTTCCTTTAGAAGGAAGCAGCACTAA